A window from Atribacterota bacterium encodes these proteins:
- a CDS encoding LysM peptidoglycan-binding domain-containing protein, with protein MHRSNKKTGNTNAKCKVFSITKSHILPIVLLNILFIFNIFLNTFAQQYVEYQIEEGDCLWTIARQFQLSVQDVTTVNNLDEAQILSPGSKIKIPQKQTGNSNENKDTDIIVHTVQKGESLWDIAQQYRLSLDCISSANNLNKPDSLYIGQEINIPIQKNENTEQEAKSALTYEEEKTNILDMNNSLNQEFRNLVKETEYAVKAGESLWTIAHNYQVSLSELTEINDLEDAEKLSVGQVIKIPLHNWTKDDEDSEEETRYEWVEHIVESGESVSLIAQKYHVPVETICELNQISLQDYVYPGQRIKIKVSEYTPTETLVPQETKAAVVKNTTAKDSTPEDDSKQAYYTVKKGDTLWSIAQSHSVSMEGILAVNYLSNKDVLTVGQRLEIPAMGGSGQSSSKVQTVEYTVAKGDSLWIISQKFDIKMHEIININQLQNITQLSVGQKLNIPATEKALAAVQSTKTSVVTVQEEKPKEIVHFVQKGETLWGISRNYGVSINTITTANRISESTSLVVGQKLVIPNVRDSAISSRSFIWPVNGLITSQFGMRTLGGRRDYHTGIDIDGKTGDPIRAAESGKVSFSGYINGYGNTVIIDHSRGFSTVYSHNSSNLVSEGQSVSKGDIICRLGATGNATGSHLHFEVRQDGKPINPINYLP; from the coding sequence ATGCACAGAAGTAACAAGAAAACAGGTAATACTAATGCCAAATGTAAAGTGTTTAGTATTACCAAAAGTCATATACTACCGATTGTCCTGCTGAATATCCTTTTTATTTTTAATATATTCCTTAACACTTTCGCACAGCAATATGTGGAATATCAAATAGAAGAAGGGGACTGTCTGTGGACTATTGCCCGACAATTTCAATTATCGGTTCAGGATGTTACTACGGTAAATAATCTTGATGAAGCGCAAATACTATCTCCAGGATCCAAGATTAAAATACCTCAAAAACAGACAGGTAACTCTAATGAAAACAAAGACACTGACATTATTGTACATACTGTACAAAAAGGTGAAAGCCTTTGGGATATCGCTCAGCAGTACAGGCTTTCCCTGGATTGTATTTCCTCAGCAAATAATCTAAATAAGCCGGATTCGCTTTATATAGGACAAGAAATAAATATTCCGATTCAAAAAAATGAAAATACAGAACAGGAAGCAAAATCTGCACTCACTTATGAAGAAGAAAAAACAAATATTTTAGACATGAATAATAGTTTGAACCAGGAGTTTAGAAATCTGGTGAAGGAAACAGAATATGCTGTTAAAGCAGGAGAAAGTTTATGGACTATTGCTCATAATTATCAGGTGTCTTTAAGCGAATTAACTGAAATAAATGATTTAGAAGATGCTGAGAAACTTTCTGTTGGCCAGGTTATCAAGATTCCTTTGCACAATTGGACTAAAGATGATGAAGATAGTGAAGAGGAAACACGATATGAATGGGTCGAACATATTGTTGAATCCGGAGAAAGTGTTTCGCTGATAGCTCAGAAATATCATGTCCCTGTGGAGACTATTTGTGAGTTAAACCAAATTTCTCTCCAAGATTATGTTTATCCCGGTCAAAGGATTAAAATAAAAGTTAGCGAATATACACCAACTGAAACTTTGGTACCCCAGGAAACAAAAGCCGCGGTTGTTAAGAATACTACTGCAAAGGACAGTACTCCTGAAGATGATAGCAAGCAGGCTTATTATACTGTTAAGAAAGGGGATACTTTATGGAGTATTGCCCAAAGCCATAGTGTATCTATGGAAGGTATTTTGGCGGTAAACTATTTAAGCAATAAAGATGTTCTAACTGTTGGTCAGAGACTGGAAATACCTGCTATGGGTGGGTCAGGTCAGAGCAGCAGTAAAGTGCAAACAGTGGAGTACACCGTAGCGAAAGGGGATTCTCTCTGGATTATTTCCCAAAAGTTTGATATTAAAATGCACGAAATAATAAATATCAATCAACTGCAAAATATTACTCAATTGTCTGTTGGGCAAAAATTGAATATTCCTGCAACTGAAAAAGCGCTGGCTGCTGTCCAGAGTACAAAAACATCTGTTGTTACAGTACAAGAAGAAAAACCAAAGGAGATAGTCCATTTTGTCCAAAAGGGGGAGACTCTCTGGGGAATTTCCAGGAACTACGGAGTAAGTATCAATACTATTACTACTGCCAATCGTATATCAGAAAGCACCAGTCTTGTGGTAGGTCAAAAACTTGTTATACCTAATGTCAGAGATTCGGCAATTTCTTCCCGTTCATTTATATGGCCGGTTAATGGCTTGATTACTTCACAATTTGGCATGAGAACTTTAGGTGGCAGGAGAGATTATCATACAGGAATTGATATTGATGGAAAAACAGGTGATCCAATCAGGGCCGCTGAAAGTGGAAAAGTCAGTTTTAGTGGTTATATTAACGGGTATGGAAATACTGTTATTATTGATCATTCCAGAGGTTTTTCTACTGTATATTCTCATAATTCCAGCAATCTGGTTAGTGAAGGTCAAAGTGTAAGCAAGGGAGACATTATTTGCAGGCTTGGCGCTACTGGTAATGCTACAGGTTCCCACCTGCACTTTGAAGTAAGACAAGACGGCAAACCGATCAATCCTATTAATTACCTGCCTTAA
- a CDS encoding helix-turn-helix domain-containing protein, with protein MEEYLTAKQVADYLQVKPLTIYQWAREEKIPAIKIGRIWRFKKDVIDSFLEEQLNNSKDMK; from the coding sequence ATGGAAGAATACCTGACTGCAAAACAAGTAGCTGATTATTTACAAGTAAAACCATTAACTATTTACCAATGGGCAAGAGAAGAAAAGATACCTGCAATAAAAATTGGTAGAATCTGGCGTTTTAAGAAAGATGTTATCGATTCATTTTTGGAGGAGCAACTTAACAACAGCAAAGATATGAAGTAA
- a CDS encoding transglycosylase SLT domain-containing protein, giving the protein MLVNNKIIKSGGIILAGVINSIYQKKLKLFIFIVLFFIFSHFTIVQAQVGEISQEKQLRIFQLSHILEEEKKFDLQQSYFNNAKVYYYNEHYSMAVSELEKIEYSNLYIPLYLRSQLLKGQCYEKLQRWESAVYVYQNINENIPLMKDYSSYFLAKAYLKIYDINRAIGLFQEIIEEYPDSALVPHVRYQIALAYLGEGNLDYFLEESRLAIDAAVEETFKAGVLNRLSNVLWEDKQFLNSLVYLKNLIENRYNPERMASYENLFVQRYQIARKSENIEMTPDLLLFCAGLYFNYRQYEVSEKIYDEVITLYPDQVQLADVYYDRARAVHYQGDYERGIDQCIYILENFGDNEDIIIRTTYLYAGALLSSENRVMAVEKYKEIIEKYPESYFAQLSYLQLSEIKFLQNQEEDGIKILDQLISKYPASSQAREASWKLARYYTNYDEKHNALKYYKTIYDNFPDSSRADDALYWFGKLQDSLDRENSRQVYKMLLDNYPDSYYTIHIPEETKQENTDIGQIIKNSKSITFSDIKSIYIPVENDSQLAIYKAELLNSIGIYTESASEIIKTLSYEPGNIYLLYLLTEIYYQNQEYYRSIGYAQALLDYFFNNDRIKEIPFQFWQYAFPDNYISIISEQANEYDLDPLLVLATIREESHFNSYSESRAGARGLMQIILSTGEWIAQKLDIQPFNYDLLFNPAININFGCWYYRYLQEKYDKNFYLMISAYNAGPGVTDRWVQQFNINDIDSFVENIPYDETTEHIKKVMRSYQIYKFIYR; this is encoded by the coding sequence ATGTTAGTAAATAATAAAATAATAAAATCTGGAGGGATTATCCTGGCTGGTGTTATAAATTCTATATATCAAAAAAAATTAAAATTATTTATTTTCATAGTTTTGTTTTTCATTTTTTCACATTTTACTATTGTTCAAGCCCAGGTAGGAGAAATATCACAGGAAAAACAATTAAGAATTTTTCAGCTTTCACATATATTGGAAGAGGAAAAAAAATTTGACCTGCAGCAGTCCTATTTCAATAATGCTAAGGTTTATTATTATAATGAACATTATTCGATGGCTGTCAGTGAATTGGAAAAAATAGAATACAGTAATTTATATATCCCTCTTTATCTTAGAAGTCAATTATTGAAAGGCCAGTGTTACGAAAAATTACAAAGATGGGAATCGGCTGTATATGTTTATCAGAATATTAATGAAAATATTCCCTTGATGAAGGATTATTCATCGTATTTTTTAGCTAAAGCTTATCTTAAAATTTATGATATAAATAGGGCTATTGGATTGTTTCAAGAAATAATTGAAGAATATCCTGATAGTGCATTGGTGCCCCATGTAAGATATCAGATTGCTTTAGCTTACCTGGGAGAAGGAAATTTGGATTATTTTTTAGAAGAATCCAGGCTAGCGATAGATGCCGCTGTTGAAGAGACATTTAAGGCAGGAGTGCTTAACAGATTGAGCAATGTTTTATGGGAAGACAAGCAATTTCTAAATTCCTTAGTTTATCTTAAGAATCTAATTGAAAATCGTTATAACCCTGAACGTATGGCCAGCTATGAGAATTTATTTGTACAACGGTATCAGATAGCCAGAAAAAGTGAGAATATTGAAATGACTCCTGATTTATTACTTTTTTGTGCCGGTTTATATTTTAATTATCGACAGTATGAAGTATCTGAAAAGATATATGATGAAGTAATAACATTATATCCCGACCAGGTACAACTGGCAGATGTTTATTATGACAGGGCTAGGGCTGTCCATTACCAGGGTGATTACGAAAGAGGGATAGATCAATGTATTTATATCCTGGAAAATTTTGGAGATAATGAAGATATTATTATAAGAACCACATACTTATATGCAGGGGCTTTACTGTCTTCTGAAAATCGTGTGATGGCAGTTGAAAAATATAAAGAAATTATTGAAAAATATCCAGAAAGTTATTTTGCCCAATTATCATATCTACAATTGTCAGAAATTAAATTTTTACAAAATCAGGAAGAAGATGGTATTAAAATACTGGACCAGTTAATTTCTAAATATCCTGCATCTTCCCAGGCAAGAGAAGCTAGCTGGAAATTAGCCCGTTACTACACCAATTATGATGAAAAACATAATGCTCTAAAATATTATAAAACAATATATGATAATTTTCCTGATAGTAGCCGGGCTGATGATGCTCTGTATTGGTTTGGAAAATTACAGGATTCTCTTGATAGAGAAAACAGCCGGCAGGTTTATAAAATGTTGCTGGATAACTATCCGGATAGTTATTATACTATCCATATACCAGAAGAAACAAAACAGGAAAACACTGATATCGGACAAATAATAAAAAATAGCAAAAGTATTACCTTTAGTGATATTAAAAGTATTTATATTCCAGTAGAAAATGATTCCCAGCTGGCTATCTATAAAGCTGAATTATTAAATTCTATTGGTATTTATACAGAATCCGCTTCAGAAATAATTAAAACCCTAAGTTATGAACCTGGAAATATATATCTGTTGTATTTGTTAACTGAAATATATTATCAAAACCAGGAGTATTACCGTTCTATTGGTTATGCACAAGCTTTATTAGATTACTTTTTTAATAATGACAGGATAAAAGAAATACCTTTTCAGTTCTGGCAATATGCCTTCCCGGATAATTATATATCAATAATTTCTGAACAGGCAAATGAATATGATTTGGATCCTTTATTGGTTTTGGCAACCATTAGAGAGGAGAGTCATTTTAACAGTTATTCTGAATCCAGGGCAGGAGCCAGGGGATTGATGCAAATTATTTTGTCCACAGGCGAATGGATTGCTCAAAAATTAGACATCCAGCCATTTAATTATGATTTACTGTTTAATCCTGCTATAAACATAAATTTTGGATGCTGGTATTATAGATATTTACAGGAAAAATATGATAAAAACTTTTACCTTATGATTTCTGCATACAACGCAGGTCCAGGAGTTACCGATAGATGGGTACAGCAGTTTAATATTAATGACATTGATTCTTTTGTAGAAAATATTCCTTATGATGAAACCACCGAACATATTAAAAAAGTAATGCGCTCTTATCAAATTTATAAGTTTATTTATAGATAG
- a CDS encoding histidinol-phosphate transaminase has protein sequence MKNKIKIKKPISLEHSSLKYPLPKKLLLELSRELENINKYPSGGNYQELSAKFAEYAGVLADNILPANGSDEIIESVTRAFGAKLILIPVPTFSQYEVSAIRNGLKMKLVNCLYDYEYKLNYDEKDLKNASLVWICNPNNPTGGSVPRDTIEEILCKASGIVAVDECNYEYLGETVADLIDKYPNLVISRSFSKNFGLAGLRLGFTIGNSKNIEKIARYYQHFRVNKMAEVAGIKVLKYIDYYKKIWQKIARIREFFIEGLYQINIKTFPSRANFVLVDFITRKKTQLVWQYLRDEGVYSFAAWGDEFSGLENHYIRFTVGNQQEMEYTLNLLRKYQRKI, from the coding sequence GTGAAAAATAAAATAAAAATTAAAAAACCAATTTCTCTTGAACATTCAAGCTTAAAATATCCTCTGCCAAAAAAATTATTATTAGAACTATCCAGGGAATTAGAAAATATAAACAAATATCCAAGTGGAGGCAATTATCAGGAATTATCTGCCAAATTTGCTGAGTACGCCGGTGTTCTTGCTGACAATATATTGCCTGCCAATGGTTCTGATGAAATAATCGAATCTGTTACCAGGGCTTTTGGCGCCAAACTTATTTTAATACCGGTTCCTACTTTTTCCCAGTATGAAGTAAGTGCAATTAGAAATGGGTTAAAAATGAAACTGGTAAATTGCTTATATGATTATGAATATAAATTGAATTATGATGAGAAAGATCTGAAGAATGCTAGCCTGGTTTGGATATGCAATCCTAACAATCCGACCGGGGGATCTGTTCCCAGGGATACAATTGAAGAGATTCTCTGTAAAGCATCTGGCATTGTTGCAGTTGATGAATGTAATTATGAATATCTGGGAGAAACAGTAGCAGATCTGATTGATAAATATCCCAATCTTGTAATTTCTCGAAGTTTCTCTAAAAATTTTGGACTTGCTGGACTCAGGTTGGGTTTCACAATTGGCAATTCAAAAAATATTGAAAAAATTGCCAGATATTACCAGCATTTCCGGGTTAATAAGATGGCTGAGGTTGCCGGAATCAAGGTCTTGAAATACATAGATTATTATAAGAAGATATGGCAGAAAATAGCACGCATAAGAGAGTTTTTTATTGAAGGTCTTTATCAGATAAATATCAAGACTTTCCCATCCAGGGCTAATTTTGTCCTGGTAGATTTTATTACCAGAAAAAAAACCCAGCTTGTTTGGCAATACTTAAGAGATGAGGGAGTTTATTCCTTTGCTGCCTGGGGAGACGAATTTTCGGGTTTAGAAAACCATTATATCCGTTTTACTGTTGGAAATCAGCAGGAAATGGAATATACTCTAAATCTCCTAAGAAAATATCAAAGGAAAATATAA
- a CDS encoding amino acid ABC transporter permease: MINFEFFLEILFPSLIEGFIMTAKLVFWSIPIGLVMGIVVAVGRVYGNTLISFFSKLYIIFFRGTPLLIQLFILYYGFPSIGIYLSPFTSAVIGFVLCSSAYHAEYIRGAIQSVKSGQLLAAQALGMSKLSAVWNIILPQALRRAIPGCSNEIIYLIKYSSLAYMVTCIELTGAGKIVASRYFTYTEVFLVVGAIYLAIVSLATKVLNILEERLSFPGWENKR, encoded by the coding sequence ATGATTAACTTTGAATTTTTTTTGGAAATACTTTTTCCTTCTTTAATAGAAGGTTTTATAATGACTGCTAAACTGGTTTTCTGGTCAATTCCAATTGGTTTAGTTATGGGAATTGTGGTAGCCGTTGGTCGGGTTTATGGGAATACCCTGATATCTTTTTTTAGTAAACTCTATATTATATTTTTCAGGGGAACTCCACTATTAATTCAATTATTTATTCTATATTATGGGTTTCCATCTATTGGAATATATTTGTCTCCTTTTACATCTGCGGTTATTGGTTTTGTTTTATGCAGCAGTGCCTACCATGCAGAATATATCAGGGGAGCAATACAGTCTGTAAAGAGTGGTCAATTACTGGCAGCACAGGCTCTGGGGATGAGTAAATTAAGTGCTGTCTGGAATATCATTCTTCCCCAGGCATTGAGAAGAGCTATCCCTGGTTGTTCCAATGAAATTATTTATCTTATTAAGTATTCTTCTCTTGCCTATATGGTAACCTGTATTGAATTAACAGGGGCCGGCAAGATAGTAGCCTCACGCTATTTTACTTACACAGAAGTGTTTTTGGTAGTTGGGGCTATTTATTTAGCGATTGTATCCCTGGCAACAAAAGTATTGAATATATTAGAAGAAAGATTATCATTTCCTGGATGGGAGAATAAGAGATAG
- a CDS encoding amino acid ABC transporter ATP-binding protein, with the protein MKHEKELLLQVKDIHKSFSGKEVLKGVSFDVYKGETKVVIGPSGTGKSTLLRCINQLTFPDKGTVWLRNQEVTHHNLKEINHFRQKIGMVFQDFNLFDHLDAVRNVEIALIKVKGMKKEEARGKAIFELKRVGLERKAMFYPAQLSGGQKQRVSIARALAMDPEVMLFDEPTSALDPELIGEVLGVMQKLAREGMTMIVVTHEMGFARSVADEIIFLERGKLLESGPPEKLFQNPKYERTKKFLFKLTELYGDVNRKK; encoded by the coding sequence ATGAAACATGAAAAAGAGTTATTATTACAGGTAAAAGATATTCATAAATCTTTTAGCGGCAAAGAAGTTCTGAAAGGAGTTTCTTTTGACGTTTATAAAGGAGAAACAAAGGTTGTTATTGGACCTTCAGGTACAGGTAAAAGCACTTTATTAAGATGCATAAATCAATTAACTTTTCCGGATAAGGGTACGGTTTGGTTAAGAAACCAGGAAGTAACTCATCATAATTTAAAAGAAATTAACCATTTTCGACAAAAAATAGGAATGGTCTTCCAGGATTTTAATCTTTTTGATCACCTTGATGCAGTAAGAAATGTAGAAATTGCCCTGATTAAGGTCAAGGGAATGAAAAAAGAGGAAGCCAGGGGAAAAGCAATATTTGAATTAAAAAGAGTAGGGTTGGAAAGAAAGGCTATGTTTTACCCTGCCCAGTTATCCGGGGGACAAAAACAGCGTGTTTCTATAGCCAGGGCATTAGCAATGGATCCTGAAGTAATGCTTTTCGATGAACCTACATCGGCACTGGATCCGGAATTAATAGGAGAGGTGTTGGGTGTTATGCAAAAATTAGCCCGTGAAGGAATGACCATGATAGTTGTTACTCATGAGATGGGTTTTGCCCGTTCAGTTGCGGATGAAATAATATTTTTAGAAAGAGGCAAATTATTAGAAAGTGGGCCGCCGGAAAAATTATTTCAAAATCCGAAATATGAAAGGACAAAAAAGTTTTTGTTCAAATTAACAGAGCTATATGGAGATGTCAATAGAAAGAAATAA
- a CDS encoding amino acid ABC transporter permease, translated as MENLMVIYQALPYLLQGIVTTLSLVLSAMILGFIIGVPLSVGQVYGSKWVKKSIGIYVWFFRGLPILVLLFLFYYGLFSMIGLNLSAFISAVLVLGLRSSAYQTQIFRGSMQSLGQGQLLAAQSLGMSKGKAIWNIILPQALRISIPGWSNEYPAMLTESAVTYAIGVMEVLTRGNFIASRTYRPMPIYLTCALIFILLSYIGMKLLHMLEEKVRIPGFEE; from the coding sequence ATGGAAAACTTGATGGTTATTTATCAGGCACTACCTTATTTGCTACAGGGAATTGTGACCACATTAAGTCTGGTATTAAGCGCAATGATTTTAGGTTTTATTATAGGTGTACCACTATCAGTGGGGCAGGTTTATGGATCTAAATGGGTAAAAAAGTCTATTGGTATTTATGTCTGGTTTTTTCGCGGTTTGCCAATTCTGGTTTTACTCTTCCTATTTTATTATGGATTATTTTCAATGATAGGATTAAACTTATCTGCTTTTATTTCGGCAGTTTTGGTGTTAGGCTTGCGAAGCTCTGCCTACCAGACACAGATTTTTAGAGGAAGCATGCAGTCATTAGGACAGGGGCAGCTTTTGGCTGCTCAGTCTCTCGGGATGAGTAAAGGGAAGGCTATCTGGAATATTATTTTGCCACAGGCATTAAGGATATCAATTCCCGGCTGGTCTAATGAATATCCGGCAATGCTGACCGAATCTGCTGTTACATATGCTATCGGTGTCATGGAGGTTTTAACAAGAGGTAATTTTATTGCCTCGAGAACTTATCGACCAATGCCTATTTATCTCACTTGTGCATTAATTTTTATACTTTTATCTTACATTGGAATGAAACTGTTGCATATGCTGGAAGAAAAGGTAAGGATTCCCGGGTTCGAGGAATGA